DNA from Equus asinus isolate D_3611 breed Donkey chromosome 17, EquAss-T2T_v2, whole genome shotgun sequence:
CCATTATTCCCTCTTAACTTGTAGGATTCAATGCTGGATTTTGAAAATCAGACACTTGATCCTGCCATTGTATCTGCACAGCCTATGAATCCAGCACAGAATATGGACATGCCCCAGCTGGTTTGCCCTCCAGGTTAGTAGCGGTACATTTTTATGTGAGAAATAAACTATAAGGCCACCGCTTTCAGGTTTTGTATAGTTTGTgaaatttgttttcccttttaatGCTTGCTTAACTTTTGGATCTTGTATCTTCTCATTTGACAAGAAACATTGTTTTTCCTAGAATGTGAACAATAGCTGTAGTTCCCTAGCGGTTTCCTTTTTTTGGGTAACTTTTCTTGGCATGTAAACATACAGAGGTGCATGCAAATGTGCAGTGTGATGAGTGGCCACAAACTGAGCACACCAGCACCCAGCTGTGGAGTGCTACTGCTACCCCAGAAGCCTGCTTGCGCTCCCTTCTGTCTAGttaccctctccccagccccatggTAACCACTGCTGACTTGTAAAACTATAGACCAGTTTTGCCTGCTTCTGtaatttatgtaaatgaaattttacttagctttttaaatttcagaattaaTCTAGCagtaaaaataatagagatatcTTTCTCTGAAGGATGCCTACAGCTTTCTAGGAGAATTTCTGAACATTTTATTACTTAAGTAGAAATGAGATGTAACAGCGAAGTGGGTAAGGGAGTGtttaagaggaaagaggaagagagagacgaGAAGACAGTTGAAGTTTCAAACTTTTACTAGTCTTACAACCATTATATGAAACAGAAGCACTAAACAGAGTTGGCGCCTTGTATTGGGGTGAGTGGACCATCTCTCCAGGACCGTTAGTAATTTTGAGTCTGTTTTGTTCCCCAGAACATGTTAGTGTTAAGGGCACAGAATTGGAACTATATAAAGTGACATATTTAATGGTTTATAATCTTAAATGTCATAAAAGGAGTTGCTGAGTAAAAGCATGTTTAATGACACAGTTAATTTGGTAAGTTAGTTAGGATTTCTCCAAAGTAAAAGGAGCTCAGATCTCTGTCACGTCTCTACCAACAGTTAGAAAATAGGTTAGTGTTATGCCTTTTAGAAAGGAATCAAAGTTGTTAGTGTTCATTTTCTAAGTTCTACCAGAGGAAGAGAAATTCAATTTTCTTAGCTGGTAAGTTGTGCCAAAGTTAACACGTAAAGCACTGATGTAACCTGTAGAGCGTTTAGATACTCAGGTAATGCTGAGTCCATCAGATTCTCTAGTGAACACGGGTGATTTCTAAATGACTAACCAAAGATCCTGCATTTTTGATATGTGTTTAACCATggttggggaggggagtggaaggATGGTGGGCATTGGCAATAACCAAATCGAATATAGCCTGTTTAAaggtatttttatgtattttttcctgtggAAACATTGGAAGTTATATAGAAAGTTGATGATGTTAAAATATTACTGAATATTATCCATCTAAGGTCTTGAGTAAGAGTATTGCTACTGTACAGTTACTGCTTTTAAAAGGCTCTTTTTCATGGATGACACTAGCATTGTTCTTACCTGTTCTGCTTGCCGCACCTCTTTGTTAGTACTTTCTCACTGACATCTTACTTTACCTTTGCAAAAAACATAATGAAACCATTGTGAGAGTTGACGACTAATGACTACCAGTAAACCAAAAGGCTCACCTGAAAGCTGAAATCCTACCTATACTTCCCAATTTATTTTCCTGATCACTAAAAAGTTGATTGAGGATTTGGCTATAGAAATTCGCCTTTAGCAGCCAAGTAAAAGGTATTTAGACATCTCTGAAGAAATTTGATTTTGGATGACTAATTTTTTGTCAATTTTGCAGTTCATGCTGAATCTAGACTTGCTCAACCTAATCAAGTTCCTGTACAACCAGAAGCTACACAGGTAAGAGAGGCAAAAAGTgttttttcaggctttttttAATCAGTTCATGGGTCTTTTTCTTAGCTTGTGAAAGTCAGGTATGAATTTGCTCTGTGTCCAAGTCTGGTATGGGTAGCTGTCAGCCTTTATTTCCATGTTTACATTTATTGTGCTTTTgatgacttaaaaaaattttttttgtttaataaaataattttgtttaatattttgtttaataaaaataaaaattcttgttTTTATGGTAGTTTATTATAGTGAAggaagaagcttttttttttttaaagattttattttttcctttttctccccaaagccccccgtacatagttgtgtattctttgttgtgggttcttctagttgtggcatgtgggacgctgcctcagcgtggtctgatgagcagtgccatgtcctcgcccaggtttcgaactaacgaaacactgggccgcctgctgcggagtgcgcgaacttaaccactccgccacagggccagccccaaggaagaagcttttttgtttgaactGATTAGAATTTGAGAAGGCAGTTTAGATGTCGTAATTGTAAAACTTAGTGCAGATATTGCTATCTTGAAAGCGTTTGTGGGAAATTTCATAACTGGACTAGGGTTCATTTAACTTTGAGCTTTAACAATCTCTGTATTTTTACAGTTGTTAGGTTTTATGGTCTTTAACAAGAATGTCTGTTTCGTAGCCCTGTCTGTGTTCGAGTTTGGTGATAACAGAAAGAAGCTTTGATGTCTTTACTTTTGCGTAGGTTCCTTTGGTTTCATCCACAAGTGAGGGGTATACAGCATCTCAGCCCTTGTACCAGCCTTCTCATGCTACAGAGCAACGACCGCAAAAGGAACCGACTGACCAGATGCAGGCAAGTTCTGTTACCAGGTCGTATAAACTCGGTGAGGCCTGTCTTCATGAATTTGGCAGAGGTCAATTTCTGCTAATACAGTGACTCTTCTTGTTGGACCTGATGCGTGCACTACAGTGTCTTTATTTCATGACGCAGTTGAGTTTGTTACTATACATAAGGGTAGTAGACTTGGCAAAGTTTAGTTTACCGCTAAATTACACCTGTTCACTTTGTGTTTAGGCAACAATCTCTTTAAATACAGACCAGACTACAGCATCATCATCCCTTCCTGCTGCTTCTCAGCCTCAGGTGTTCCAGGCTGGGACAAGCAAACCTTTACACAGCAGTGGGATCAATGTAAATGCAGCGCCATTCCAGTCCATGCAAACGGTAAGCACATTAACTGAGCTAACGTTGAGTGCCGAGCGCACGCTGTTGTCATGCTCGGGTCTCAGCAGGAAGGCTTCGTGTGGCTGTGCTTGAGTCTGCATCTGCCCTTACCGTAGCGTGTATCTAACCGAGCAGAACTCTGATTTTTCCTGCTCCTGGAGATAAATTTGAGCCTTAGGAGTTAATGTGCCCACAATTTCCTTGTTTTGTACTTTATCCTTTTGATTTGATTGACAAAATTTTAGACATGCAGAAGAGTAGACTAATATGACATCCATGTATAAAAATCATTACCCAGATTTAATAGTTGTTTCCATCTTGCCGTATTTGcttcatcttttgttttactgaagTGTCTCAAAGTAAATTTCAGAGGTTATGGTACTTCACTCTGGTTCTTCAGTAAGCATCTCTCAATTGCAGAATTTCTAGAAAATGATGGTAATGAAAATCCTGTGATGGGATACAGCTAAATCAGCGCTCACAGGAAAGTTCAGAGTTAAATACTTGAAATATCAACTTGATTAAAataccaataaaaataaatgatttaaacatTCAACTTGAAGTTCATAGAATTAATTTCTATAAGTGATTGTTGTATCAGGGGTTTgcgtcttttaaaaatattccgtTTATAATAGCATGTAAGGCTGCTGATTGTCTGTCTTTTCAGGTTTTTGATCCCCACTCGGCTTTAAGTGCTACGTAGTAGATAGATATTTTTTTCCACGTTGAAGTGCATTAATTGAGAGGTTTTTTTGTATGCGTGTGATGTTCAAGACTTCTCTAATGCTCTTTTATTTACGTTTGCAGTAAAACCAGCATGGAGAGCTGCCATGTTAAAACTAGGGAAATCACTAGCATAAAGGGATGAACTCGtcatttgctttatttacttACAGGTGTTCAACATGAATGCCCCGGTTCCTCCTGTTAATGAACCAGAAACTTTAAAACAGCAAAATCAGTACCAGGCCAGCTATAACCAGAGCTTTTCCAGTCCGCCTCACCAAGTAGAGCAGACAGAGCTTCCGCAAGAGCAGCTTCAGACGGGTAGGAAGACCGGTGCCCTCCTTGGCCCTTTGCTTTCCAGTGCAGCTGCTGACGCCATGTAGGACAGTTCTGGCTGCAGAGTGGCAGCATCCAAGGATGTCTGCTTGTAGCAATAGACCTTAGGAATTTCTCCTTGCTGATTCTGAGTTGAGTCCCTATTTCCCGTTTATGAATTATGTGCAGTTTTTGGAAGCCTTATACCCATTTTCCTTTAGTCAGTGAGCTTTTATCATATCCTGTTTCGTTATATGATTTTAGTGGAATTAAACTTGTTACTTGACTTAGGATTAGCTTTGCTTTTAATTGCCATTTGATTGAAGCCTGCTGGCTTGATACCTGATAGCAAGTCAGTTGTGCAGAGTTAAGAAGCAGTAGGATTTGTTGTGGCTGCATTTGGTGGACTTAGGTTGAAACAAAATTCTTGTTGGCAAGTAAGGTCATAATTTGGCCAGTTACCATACTTGTCACAATAATAATGTAGATAGAGATATTTTAGATTTCTTATATTTGTAagacatgaaatatcttttttaggTCTTTGGTTATTTAATTCCTAGGTGTTTAATTGGAATCCCACAACAAACTAGCAAATCTTGCTGAAATCATAGGAgtaatacttttaattttaccAGATTAATTTAActaactgaattttttaaattgtctgaTTTCTTGATAGACCTGGATCAACACTATAGATTTTTCAGTACTAAATTCTTACGTATCCTTGCAGtattcagcatcactaatcagtAGGGAGGTTGAATCAACCATAATCTGATAGAAATTTGTCCATTATGTTATCTGTGCTCAGCTTCTGAAACGTAAAACTGGGCTTCTGGCTCTTAGgctcctttcattctttcattgcCATGTCCTCAGGAGTTTGTTGTGGAGCAGGTATATTTGGGGCCTTTAGACATTGTCCTGACATGCTTGCTATTTTGCTGGTTTTTTCAGGTGGtatgataaaattaaaagtaatcaCTGTGTATCATTTGACTTGGTTAATTTTCTCTTTGTGCCAGTTGATTTTCAGCTGTCTTGCTTCTACTCAGCTTTATTGACTGACTGTGAAACATTTGAGCTAGATAACAAAAGGTTATCTTTCTTtaccatttaaaatatacattatttataaaaatttcacaatatttacagatattttgaataaaaaaataaaatcagcccATACGCTTGTTTAAACACCGCCACACTACCACGCCAACCCAGGCGGCCAGCAGCTCTTATGTGGACTGTTGCACTTGTCTCCTAACTTGCCTCCATTGACTCTTGCTTTACCCCAGACAGTAGCCAGagtgattgttttaaaatgtaaacggATGTCTCTTTGCTGTTCATaaccttccagtggcttcccattatatttagaaaagaaattgaaagtgcTTACCTTGGTTTACAAGATCCTATATGAGCTGGCCCCTGCCTTGATCCTCTTGTATAATTTTCTTCCTTATGTCCCCCATATCAGCCACAAACACAGCAAGTTCTCTCCTCTCTGGGGACTTCTacgctttctttcctttttgcccaAAACTTCCTTCCACTGATGTTTGCATGGTTTGCTTCTTGACTTCTGTTGGGTCTATGCTCATGTACCACCTCTGAGACGTCCCTTCATCACGTTGTCCAAATAGAGCACACTCACTCCGGTCACTCGTTTATCCTACTTTGGTTTTGTCCTTGGCACTTATTACCCAACAGGATATGGTGTTTTTACTTGTATGTATATCTTATTCACTTGTTATCTCTCATTATTAAAACTGCCATATGGGCAAGGATTACATGTTGACAACCGATACATCCCATATGTCCAGGACTGTGCCTGGCATGTTGAGGGCACTCTGATACTTGTTGAACAAATCAGCGTGCCCCATCATTCCAGAAACTTTGCTTGAATTTGAATTAGTGTCTAGTTAAGAACAACATGAAAAAGGGTCTGGCAAGGATCTTTGCTATTTTTTATGGACCAGAGTTTATGCTTTACAAACACTTAAATAGGAATTctggtatttttaaataaagattatgCTTTGTTCTGGTTGGAGTTTCTTAGAGTGAGATTTGATCAAGATtaataaaattcttattgataAAAAGTGAGTTGAAAATTCAGTTCTTGTGACTATTTTCTACATGCATATGAATGATTCTTTCTAGCTAGAAAATTTTAATTGTACTTACgatattttcttgtaattttaaattttgggaATGTAGTGAAAGGTAATCTCTGTAGAAGGATCACATGGTGAGTAGTGTATTTGGTCCATTGACAGTTCAGAAAGGAGCCCTGACCCCTTCTCTTCTAGGCGTTCTCCAGCTTTTTCATTGCAAAATAGCCTTCTGAGAGCTCGTCCATGTTTGGGGTTTCTTGAGGATATAAAATAGGTCAGGTAAAGATTTTCAGAAGTCACACCACCTTTTCTCTCTGCCCAAACATGGGAGATTTGGCTGGCTAGAGGCTGCTGACTCTTTGTTCCTGGAGTGTGGGCCTGCCTTTAGTCAAACCTTCCTTACCTCCGAAAGGTACTGTTAGCACCTCCTTTTTCCTGCCCTGTGAATTGGGGAAATGCCAGAAATGTACCTCAGTCCTTGATTTTTAAAGGTTTCTAGATTTCTAGACTTCTCCCCATTGTGGAACGAGAGGGGTGCAAGGTAGTGTGGGCCTTTTAGAACCTTCCCTTCGCTTCCGTGGGTCGAGTGCCAATGTGAGTGCCATTAACTGTCTTCTAAATTGGCTGTACTTAAGAGTACTTGAAATGGAATTAGGCAGTAAGGGGCCGGCGGGGTGTAAGTTGAAGGCTCTGCAGATTTATCTTTGTGATTGACTGACTGTTCCACCACATAGCTGCTTAGCTGTGGGAGAGCATGGTTTTGCGTGTTTCAGTAAGTATCGAGGGAAATTTAGAAGAGTAAGGAAGCTTCTACCACTAAGGAGCtttacaatgaaaagaaatgattaaatggTACAAAATGGTAGTTGCACTGTTTCAGTATGTACGATCGTTTGAATTATCGTGGGTCTCCATAGGCAGATGCCTCTCAGAAGATGTTTAATAGTATAGCCTTTCTAAGGTTTGGAATTGTTGTTGGAGAGTTTTATTCCCCTTAGCTTAATATGTGGTAGGAGAAAGGGACTTGATTAATGTGTGGTTTTCCCTATTGTTcatatgaaaatttatttaaacatagaattaaacTTTGAGGAGACTGTGTAAGACCCTTCTCAAACCAGAAGCATGTGGGAGAACAGATTGTGATGAGCTGTGTAtacgtgtgtatacatatgtatgtgtatgtttttgttACAGTGGTTGGTACTTACCATGCTTCCCAAGACCAGCCCCATCAAGTGACCGGTAACCACCAGCAGCCTCCCCAGCAGAACACTGGGTTTCCACGTAGCAGTCAGCCCTATTACAACAGTCGTGGTGTGTCTCGTGGAGGCTCCCGTGGTGCTAGAGGCTTGATGAATGGATACAGGGGCCCTGCCAATGGAttcagaggtaaaaaaaaaaaaaagcaagttcattttcttttctgatttgtaaaCTATATAGGAATATGTCATATGGTTTTTGGGAAGGACATGTCTCTCTCTGTATTAGCCTCTTATGtacaatttaaacatttttagtatattttgataaagtgatttaaattgaaaaaattgGGAATGAGTTTTTTTGTATCAAGTCCACGTCTACCACTGTCCTCTGGTGGATAATTGCCCTGTATATATTATCAGACCTTATggggatttttgtgtgtgtgtgtgtgtgtgtaatgcaTGAATGGGTGAAAATTTCCTGATTCAGGGCAGTTAATACTTAAGAAATTTATAAACAGATTGGATCAGGGTAGGATATTAGAAATTAGTTTGACTAGGGGCCACCtgtgtggctgagtggttaagttggcgcactctgctttggcggcccagggggtttcactggtttggatcctgggcgtggatgtgccaccgctcatcaggccacgctgaggcggcattccacgtgccacaaccagagggaacTACAACtcgaatatacagctgtgtattggggggctttggggagaagaagaaaaaaaaagattggcaacagatgttagctcaggtgccaatctttgaaaaaaagatgGAATAACCAGCATGGCTAACAGTTTTTCAGTTGTTCCCTTGGTCGTtagtaagaaaggaaaaattccttgtgaagataagaaaatgatttattttcttgtccTAAATTTTAGGAGGATATGATGGTTACCGCCCTTCGTTCTCTAACACTCCAAACAGCGGTTACACACAGTCTCAGTTCAGTGCTCCCCGGGACTACTCTGGCTATCAGCGGGTAGGTACAGTTACTGTAAAATCCAAACCTGACCTCAGTGCACCATTGAGAGGGACTGGTGTAGTTGCTTGATGGACTTAACCAACTAATTTGGGGCTAATTTTGTACCTTTGCACAAGgtactttattttggaaaatgatgACTTGCTTTTCTTAGCACTAAATATAGGTACTCATTTAATAGTCTGTTTAAAAACTATGATTTTTAAGAGCAGAGAACTCTGTCTCATTCAGTGTTCTTGAGAATAATAGAAGTACAACAATTACAGAATGACTTTCGGCTATGATGTGTTGAAAGGTCTGAAAGAATAAGGAAGAATTCTGTATTCTGCACAAGTTAAACTGTAAGGATAGAGGTAGCTGggtaagcattaaaaaaaattaccttttcttCTGTTCAGTACTAACTAGCTTGTCTTTTAGGATGGATATCAGCAGAATTTCAAGCGAGGCTCTGGGCAGAGTGGACCCCGGGGAGCCCCACGAGGTAATATTTTGTGGTGGTGATCCTAGCTCCTAAGTGGAGCTTCTGTTCTGGCCTTGGAAGAGCTGTTCGTAGTCTGCATGTAGGGTACACGTTAGGAACACATCGATCATTTCCAGACTTGTTGCTagggattaaatgaaatgctCTGTTTCTAAAACTGATCTTGAacccaaatttaattttttgaatgacTTTCCCTGTTACAGTATAAACTGTCTTGAAAACTAGACTATTTCTCCTCCTCAGAAAAAGTGTTTTTCCAACTGCAAATTATTTTTCAGGTCCCAAAACCTGCTAAATGTTTTTAGGAAGTACTTACTGAAACATTTTTGTAAGACATTTTTGGAATGAGATtgaacatttatataaatttattattctttcatttttgaaacatgCATATTATATTTTAGGACCAGAAACCCTTTAATGGCCAGATAAGCCATAGTTACATTTAGAGAACCATTTAGAAGTGATAGAACTAATTGAAATTTCAATGCCCTTTGGGCCACTAACAAGtgatataaatatgaaattatttaaattcgTAAGTAACTTATTGAACTGTACTTAAAGATTACAGGTCTTAAGAGTTTTTGGTTTTCTGTGTCTATTACTTCAGGAAAACTACTTCCTATTTGGGCAGGAAGTCAACCTAAGTAACAATTAGAGGTAGCATTTCATGTGATCTGAAGTTCTAAATGGTTCTCTGATTAGAAGGAAGTTAAATCAAGTAGGTTTGCTCTAGATATTGGCCAAAACGTGTATAAAATGTATATTAAGGAGGAATTACAAAGTACTTTGATTTCAATGCTAGTGGAAACTGGCCAGCACAAAGGTgcgtttctttttaaattagtggATCACTTGGAAATTACTGACTTGAAGTATCAAAGGGTATTTGCATGTGAATGTGGGTTATGTTCTTTCTCACCTTGTAGCATATTCTATGAAAGTTGAGTTGACTGGTAGCTAAAAATCTGTTTTAACAGCatgtaaaaagttattttatctgTTATAAGTCATTATACAATTTTGAATGTTATGTAGTTTCTTTTTAACAGTTTAGGTAATAAGGTCTGTTTCTCATTCTGGtgcttttattaattttgatagTTTGATGTTACTTACTCCTGAAATGTAAGCTAGAGTGtacactagaatgtaagctccatgagagcaggtaCCTTGTCTGTCTTCACTGCTGTATCTATTTACGACGCCTgctgacagtgcctggcacagagtaggcactcaataaatacttgttgaatgaatgaatgaatgagtactgGTGGAATACTCCATTAGCTCTACTCTTCTTTTAGCTAGAGAACATGAGCAAATTTGCGCATGACAACTTCCAGGGCAGGGGAAACTTGAACACTGAAGAATTGACCTCTTAAACCTAATAATGTGGTGGCAAGCTGTCCATATGCTTCTTGACTTCAGATGAAAATCTGCTTGAAGGCAaaacaaataatatttgaaagaaaaaccaaatgcCATTTTTGTCTTCTAGGTCGTGGAGGGCCCCCAAGACCCAACAGAGGGATGCCGCAAATGAACACTCAGCAAGTGAATTAATCTGATTCACAGGATTATCTTTAATCGCCAAAACACACTGGCCAGTGTACCATAATATGTTACCAGAAGAGTTATTATCTATTTGTTCTCCCTTTCAGGAAACTTATTGTAAAGGGACTGTTTTCATCCCATAAAGACAGGACTACAGTTGTCAGCTTTATATTACCTGGATATGGAAGGAAACTATTTTTACTCTGCATGTTCTGTCCTAAGCGTCATCTTGAGCCTTGCACATGATACTCAGATTCCTTTCCCTTGCTTAGGAGTAAAACATAATATACTTTATGGGGTGATAATATCTCCATAGTTATTTGAAGTGGCTTGGAAAAAGCAAGATTGACTTTTGACATTGGATAAAATCTACAAATCAGCCCTAGAGTTTCATGGTCATTcacaaaactaaaatatttccCTTGAAAGGAAGATGGAAGGACTGGAGTGTGGTTT
Protein-coding regions in this window:
- the CAPRIN1 gene encoding caprin-1 isoform X2, whose product is MGKLDDYQERMNKGERLNQDQLDAVSKYQEVTNNLEFAKELQRSFMALSQDIQKTIKKTARREQLMREEAEQKRLKTVLELQYVLDKLGDEEVRTDLKQGLNGVPILSEEELSLLDEFYKLADPVRDMSLRLNEQYEHASIHLWDLLEGKEKSVCGTTYKALREIVERVFQSNYFDSTHNHQNGLCEEEEATSAPAAEDQGAEAEPEPAEEYTEQSEVESTEYVNRQFMAEAQFSGEKEQVDEWTVETVEVVNSLQQQPQAASPSVPEPHSLTPVAQADPLVRRQRVQDLMAQMQGPYNFIQDSMLDFENQTLDPAIVSAQPMNPAQNMDMPQLVCPPVHAESRLAQPNQVPVQPEATQVPLVSSTSEGYTASQPLYQPSHATEQRPQKEPTDQMQATISLNTDQTTASSSLPAASQPQVFQAGTSKPLHSSGINVNAAPFQSMQTVFNMNAPVPPVNEPETLKQQNQYQASYNQSFSSPPHQVEQTELPQEQLQTVVGTYHASQDQPHQVTGNHQQPPQQNTGFPRSSQPYYNSRGVSRGGSRGARGLMNGYRGPANGFRGGYDGYRPSFSNTPNSGYTQSQFSAPRDYSGYQRDGYQQNFKRGSGQSGPRGAPRGRGGPPRPNRGMPQMNTQQVN